The sequence below is a genomic window from Marmota flaviventris isolate mMarFla1 chromosome 9, mMarFla1.hap1, whole genome shotgun sequence.
ATCAAGAGGTAAAGAAGTTCATAAAGATCCATCTCCTATTGAATATATAACCaggattttaaagaatttgttgTGAATTCCAAGCATAACTGGGAGATGTTATTTGATCAATGTCTCTATCAATAATAACTAACACTTATTaggtgcttactatgtgccaagtggCAGACTAAGCATTTCACATTTATCAGTTGATATAGTCCTTATAAcaacacaattaaaataaaatttatttttttattatgcacATTTTAGAGGTAGGagaattgaaatatgatttaaatGGCACTAACTTGGATGGTTTTGTCATTTTCCTAATAGTGTTCAAGAATTCAGGTGCAGAAGCAAAAGAGTTGGATACAATGCTGGTGAGTTgcaaaggaacaaagaaagaaaatgtaataagaTATTGGAATATACTGACAAATGAATATATGGATTGATATTTCAAAAGGTCTATGTTTATATGAGAGAAGGTACTTGTGCTGGGAGAATTAGAGGTTGGGAGACTGCCCATGATACAGTTGGTTGGAGCTGATGTTTTCAGAGGAGGTACAGTTATTGATGATGATAAATGTGTCTGTTTTGATTCATAAGGAAATTACATTACCAATTGAGAGAAGTGAAGTGGGTTCAGAAAAGGTTCACCCATACATACCTTATAGTAATTTATTAATCTAAGAGTGGAACAGTAAAATATAAGCCATGTAGGAAACTCTTCAATGCATGTGGGTCTGGGATATAGTTATTTCCAGATAtcaaagataatataaaatatattaagtagaTTGTACACAAGTGTAACGAAGTGAAAAGTAACAATTCAGTGAATGAGGTTCATGAGCACTCTCCTGATCACATCATTTGGACATAGGatctatttaaagaaaattagttgtttgttttctttttgtcttcttttaattttaagataaggaAATAAACTCAAATTTTATCAAAGAAGTTGAAATTGTTGACATGAGTATTTTTATTGGTGGAAAAAATTGCTACAATCATTTACAACAATATAATTAACTTTTTGCTCAAGCCCTAAGAGCAGTTAAAGAGACTGAAAATAGATTTGGCACATATAATttattgtcctttttattttaattcacttgACTTATTCCTTGGGAGAAAGCAAAATTTGAAATAACAGCCTCTTGAAAGAACTGATACAAAATTcagaatggtgtgtgtgtgtgtgtgtgtgtgtgtctgtgcaggtatatgtgtgcatgtgtatatgtaagCACATTCATgtataaatggaagaaaatatgagaTAGGTTCTTGACTTGTATCTACCATGAAACATGTTGTTGTGGAATACTATGctcaacatttcaaaataattccctTGGTACCTAGTAACGAACCCACATGTAGGTAAATCAGAGTCACCTTACATCTTCACCCTCTGCtattccaaaataaacaaacaaaaactcaagtTACTAGTAATTAAGTGCatataatcaatttaaaaacttGATTATATTGTTCCAAGTGAACAAGAATGAACTTTTTGAGAAAAGCTAATttgtaaacaaaagaaaaactgctCTTATAAGCCAAAGACACCTATAAACTATTGTGATATTACAACATGTAAAGAATGTTTCATTTAATACCAAAATCACAGATTAATTGCTTTTATTATGCCAAGATGTGAGCTGACACAACAGAAATATAAAGTCCGTTAAGATTTAAACTGTGTATTTCATGTAAAGTCcagaaacatgaaattcattAAGATATAAACTCTTCGTTATGTAGAGTTTGTAAATTACTAGTTAACAAGAGACTACTATTTGTAATCATTAAACTATTTCCAAGTTAAAAGAATATTGGAAAGAAAAGATtgtgtaactttttaaaataaagagaaaagttattATAGTTGTGTTTGgtacacattaaaaagataagtaGAAATTCACCCACCAGACAAGAGAAACTGCAATTAAGTCCAAGTGTAGAGTAGATTTTAAGTCATAGAAAGTGATCTAAGAGCTATTAGAAGATTGCTTTAATGATaaggttgttttgttgttgttgttgtttttacatttttttagtagttgatagatctttattttatttatttatatgtgatgctgagaattgaacccagtgcctcacacttgccaggcaagtgctctactgctcagccccagccccagggtcctTAATGGTAAGGTTTTAAGTAAACTACTATGTAATGTTGGAAACATGACTCTGATGATGTGAGAAAATGGATTtttatggaatttaaaaacaaaacaataccaaaaaaaaaaaaaaaaaaaccaaggaaaAGTAATTAGAAAGCCAAATCATGGAGTGTATGTCagttaatgaaaaaattaactaAAGAAGATGGACATAGGTGAGGTATACTATATTTGATGAATATGAGATAATTGAATTCAACAAGACAAAATGACTTGTTTGCAACCTTAAAGTTACTAAGGGAGAAGGATAAAAGATAACCCTGAGATTTCTGGTCTAAATGACTGTGTGACTGCTGTCGCCAGGAAATAAAATTCAGAGTAGGggagatttgaaaaaaaagtagTGAATATTGTTTAGAAAAACTTGAAATGAGAGAAGAcagtaaataaacacacacacacacacatgcaaaaccacatataatttatatcagaaaatttagaaagtgtCACATGTGCCACTAGCACTCTTCTCTCTGAAGTGGCAGATTCCATCTGGGTCTGTGCAAACAGATCCAGATGCAGGTAAGTTATCAACAGAACATGTGGCGGGAAGATTGACATTTACCTGTTTCAGAAACAGACACAATGGCAGAGCAGGAGGGTATTCTCTGGTCTTTTCACTTTGCTGCTAATCTACTAAATCCAAAATGAAGGACCTCATTGATTTCATTCAAAATAGGcccaggaaaaattaaaaaaacctttcCAGAAGGTTGGGGATTTATATAGGAAATGGTTTCTGGAGGAATTGTTCTCTGCAGTTGCCTCTGTTTTATAAGTTCTGGAGCTTCAAGAGAAGCTGTCCTCTTGTCCAGTCAAAGtgacaacatatttttttattatcttatcaCAATTAATTTACAACTAAAAGACATAATTtgttaatatgtaaatatatgtaaataattaaCCTTGATTTTTATCTTATGCAATTTTCTTAGCTAGGAGGTATGTTTATATTTCTAgatgttttgcttttcttcttgtgTATATAATTCTCTTCCAACAACTTCTTAAAATTTTGCTTCtcctaaaagaggaaaaaatcatGGAATATGAACAAACCTTAAAATGTATTCTTTGTATTGAACCTCAGAACCTTTCAGGCTTTAAGCATTTCACACTCCTAGTTTCTAACTCCAAGTTTGTATCTCTCTCTGGAATTATAAAACCCATCTCTAATATATAATGCTCCATAACTCAGTTTCTGTATTCTGGATAAGTTTAAATTCTTAAGACTCTTAAACTATTAATGTAACTCAACTTCTGATTCTTACCTTCTTACAAGAAAACACCACATATGCTCATTTACATAGATCCACAAGAGCATAGGTTTAATATGACAATGCACATCTCATcaccaaaaaagttttttttttcatgtgatatTTGGAAATCCAAAGAAGCACTGTTAATTAGAATATCCCTTAATGTTTATTGAACATTCACATTTCTGGAATTCAAGGAATGGAATTTAGATATTAGGAacaactagaaataaaaataggtataTTATGAAAACAGGTGTTAAGATTTCAGAATTAAGATAATAGGAGGAATGTGCATCTGAGGAAGAAGATTAGAGGACAATTACTAGAATCAAAGTACAAGCTCATAATAAAGGTCACAGGAAAATAGTCATGGTGGGTCAGACTCAGAGGAGTGGATTTGGTGCTTGGGTCTTTACTGCCACTGAGTAGGAGTATTAACAAAGCCAGACGTAGGATGAGGACACATGGGTGGGCAGGACATTGAAAAGTCTCACATTATCCCATTAACTGCTAATGTGTTTATTTAGGGcaatattttaattatctgaaagaataaaaaataaaatattcacagtTACTTTGGAAAAGCAGATAACTTATttgcaacattttattttatgacatgtACATGTGAAATGTATTTTCAtgaaaatcctttaaaataaattgtgaatGGTACGTTTATATGATAGTGAATAAATTTAACTTTTCTTGGCTGGATCAGAAAAGCCAGTTAATCCTTCTTTTCTGGCCTATGTTCTTAGTGAAATTGaatgaattattaaatgaaatctgtaaattctgtttttaattgcaTAGAAAGGCCAAGTAGTATAGGATAAAATCatggtgaaaaaaattttaaaaaaagaaagtctaaaaaatatgtaactaatatatgttaaaattccaatgaaaatttttatttttctacttattatTTCAGGAGATACTCCTAATATTAAAGTAAGTTTCTAATATCTTGTCAATATTTGGACTATCATCAAGATTTTTTCTGAATTAAGAATATAGTGATCCAAAGTATAGTAAGAGTTTATTCTTTTCAGTGTCCTAAAGAACTTTGGTCATATTTAGTTTCTGAGATTCTTTATTCTACACTACTGATTATTTTATTAAGTTATCTGTAGACAGTATATTGTTAAAATGCTAACTGCCAACTGCCTTTTGAATAGCATGCTAATTATTAATATGCACATCCTTGAATGTACAgttcgtgtgtatgtgtgtacgcCTATATGTAGTTGCATACTTGATTGAAAGTTCCCTGAGATCAGTGGCCTTGCTTGTCTGTTATTTGTGCatgtttttcccttttgtttcctgtccctccctcccttccttcttttctttttttgcagtatggagtattgaacccaggatttgTCACATGCTGCGCAAATGATTATGAATGGGCTTTTTTACATTCTAGTTTGACAGggtcttcctcagtctcccaggctgcccttgaacttggaattcccCCTGCCTAGGCCACTCTAGTAATTGGGATTAACACAATCAGCAGGCCTTTGCTTTTCTTAAGACAATCTGTATCACATCATCCTGAAAATTTACAGATACAAAGACAGAACCATTTTATCATTATCTGTTTACTTCCTagataacaaaaatttaaaaagtagaacaaagtttaaaaggaaaacaatagagacagtttaatttcattttcttatttgcaaATCAAGATATCAGGGATCACAAAAGAAGATATTTCCCTAAGGATTTATGGAAGTTTTGAAAAAGAGCAAGCCCTAAGATAGGCTATTCTCAAGTGCTTATTGAATCTACCTTTGCAGAGCCATGGAGGAGTTCTGTCGTCATGATACCTGCTCACAGGGGTTTTGCCTTCATACTTGATACTGAACATGCAGCCTCTCAAGTGTTAACATGGAAGATAATGGTACACATCACCCAATTTCATCTTTCTTCCTCGTTGGTATTCCTGGCTTGCAAGATTTTCATTGCTGGATAGGCATCCCTGTCTTCCTCCTGTTTGCCCTGACCCTGCTGGGGAACAGCATCATCATTGTTACTGTCAAGCTAGAGCCAAGCCTCCACCAGCctatgtatttcttcctttgcatGCTGGCAGTGAATGACATGGCTCTTTCCTCTTCCACAGCCCCCAAGATGCTTAGCATCTTTTGGTTTAATGATCACAGGATTGGCTTTAACATATGCCTAACACAAATGTATTTTATCCACACACTCTGCATTATTGAATCAGCTCTCCTACTTGCCATGGCTTCTGATCGCTATGTGGCTATCTGCATCCCATTGCATTACACAACCATCCTAACAACatctaaaatcattaaaatgggCCTAGTTGGTGTCAGCCGAGCTATACTCATGGTTCTGCCCTGTCCTCTTCTTATTAAGAGGCTGCCATACTATACAAATTATATCATCAATCATGTCTACTGTGAGCACATGGCCGTGGTGAAGTTGGCCAATGCCAACACCCTTATTAACAGAGCATATGGCATTTCTGTGGCCCTTTCAGTGATGATATTGGACCTGGGGCTCATAGCCACATCCTATATCAAAATTCTCCAAGCAGTCTTCCGGCTGTCTTCCCAGAATGCCCGCTCCAAAGCCCTGGGCACCTGTGCTGCCCATGTTTGCACTATCCTTGTCTCCTACACACCTGCACTGTTCAGCTTCTTAACTCATCGCATAGGCAAGAAGGTTCCTCCAAGCATCCATATACTCTTTGCAAGTCTATACCTTCTGGTACCTCCCACAGTCAATCCCCTGGTGTATGGAATCAAAACCAAGCAGATTCGGGACCAGGTGGTGGGTCTCTTCTTCCCAAATAAGAAAATTTCTGAACATTAAAACATTTCACTACAACTTTTGTTGGAGGAATATGGTTTATGAAGTTATGATGGATTAACAACATTTCCAACCTTGTCTTCAAAATGTCATTTCTCAGTTAACCTTTGTAGCAAGGATATTTGATGtggtctaattttttttctttatcgtTGAGTTTTATTTTCATGGCAATCTCTCAGAGAAacatatttatcatttcattCTCTGTCTTCCCATATTTCACAAttgttgtttaaatatatttgtatccTTGTTTCTCCATGTATCTACCTCTCAATATCTATATCTATTGATGAAGCAATATGCAGCAAGCTCTCTAGATAATTAGAGGAAAGTGCAGAGTAAAAGACAATCAGGAGTTTCAGTTTCTGTTCCCATGTATGAAAAGTTTGGAAAACATTCCTTCCATTCTTATGGCaagaaatatatcttaaaaaaatgaCAATCATGTTTATCCAATTCTCCAGAGATATGAAGTTACATGGCAAACTGCTAACCCAAAATTTAGAGAGTCAGGTAAACCCAGAGAATCAGTCCATATGAGCTTACCTCAAACAGACAACACTGAAGACAAGAGTGTTTTGCTCTAAAAGAATGTTAAACCTAGGGTCTATAGTttgtctcagtgatagagcacttgcctcacatgtgtgaggcatgatcctcagcaccacataaaaataaacaaaataaagatattgtatccatctacaactaaaaaaaaaattttaaaaagaaggttaAACCTAATTtctcagagaagaaaatatacatataccaGAGACTTGAATGTATATAAAGAAAGAACCTCAGAAAATCATAACTAGAggtaaaatatttgatatttcttaTAATAATTGATTTAATAGCTAATTTGTTGATCAGAGCAGAAGAGACAAGAAAAATCTCAGTGACCATGAGGTATGCAGACACGAGAGAACAGGAACAATATTATGAAGGTGAAGGTAGGGACTGGGAAAACTCCATTATAAGGAACCTGCACTTCCTATGAAGCAGAATTATATTCTTGGAAAGGGGGGTTTTTgattagttgtaaatgaacattTAAACCTCAAGGGAAACCACTAAGTGTGTCAGGGTTGTGTAACTGGTATTCTAACCCTGAAATCTCTAATATAGTCAATGAACttcagaaatgacagaaaaagagggaatgacaaagagagaataaatacaataaataaaaagcaattacaCACATGGTGGATATTAATCTACTAATGTGAATAACcacattaaatgtaaattgtCTAAATATGCAAATTGAAACAATTTTCAGAGAGGACAAAAAAACGTAGTAAATAACTATGTATTGAATATAAGAAATGCACTTTAAATGTAAAAACACATAAAGGTTAAAAATAGAGCTATGAAAAATTATATGCAATGATAACTCACCAAGTAAAGCTAGAGTaactatattaattttagataaaTCACTGTGGaccaaagaaaattattaaaagtagCGTGGTCATTATGTAATGATGAGGGATTAATTGTACAATCAGACTAATAATTAATGTGATTTATCCTAATAGCACAGCAACAAAATAGTTGAATAAAATTGATAGAACtgtatgaaaataatacaaatctACTATTATAATCAGTCTTGACTTCTTAATTTTCAGTAATTAAGAAGAGAATATATTAGTAAAGATGGAGGTGACCCAAAGAGCACCACTAAGCCACCTGGTTTGAATGACATTTATAGAAAACTTCATCTAGCAACatgtaaataaacattttcctcaAGCTCACATGCAGTATTCACAAAGAGCATTCACATTATAGAACATGAATATAGAGatatagagaaatggaaattatatCCAATGAATAGAGatatagagaaatggaaattatacAAAGTATGTTTTCATACCACAATAGAATTACATAACAAATTATTAACAGAACATGGATAGAAATCCCCAAACACTGGGAGATTAAACCACACTTTTCTAAACAACATGTAAATTAGAGAAAagtctcaagataaaattttaaaacccataTTTTAAACTAAGTAAAAAGAGtggaatatgaaaataaagggaaggaagtgTCCATAAACTTTGTACTTCAGTTGATAAAGTAGTCCTATCTTAAAATCCTCAGTGGCTCATGAAATTTGATTGACTAATGGGGTGCAGTTTTAGACTCACAGAGGCGTTCTTAAGATTTATGATGGAACGTGACAACATGGTGGAGTTACAGGTATTAGAATTAAGACCTTGCTGCAAATTCTTAAAGTGTGAGACATCAAAAGGCTTACAGTCAGGGCAGTGGGTCGGCCAGGGCTTTGATGAGCTTTTTATCATAGAGTTCTGCAGCATTAGAAACATACAGATGAATCTCATCTTTCCCCTACCTTAAAGCAGTGTCCATCTAGCTAGCAATGCATAATATGGAAACAAAGGAAGTTGATGATATTAAgcattaaatctgaaaaaaaagtaGCTCATATAATGACCTCAAGATAACAAATGGAATTTGATAGACTTGCAGATTCACAGAATTGAGTTTTCCACCTGGTGATGATGCTTAGTATTTGCTTGGCAAAGGATGGTGAAGCATATTTCAGTTGTGCTGTTATTGAGGGATCACTGCTCAAAGACCAGAGGACAAGGGGCTAGAAGTACAGCCACACACGGCACactcacataaacacacatagCACACCATAGTATACACATTACATCTGTGCTTGTTTTTGTAGATATTCATACATTTTGAAAACcttgaatatattaataatttcaatTCAAATTATGAACTGcaggttttattttgctttttgatatTTGTAATTTCTGTTCCCGGATGAGGAATAGGCTTTCTATTCATCTCAGCTCAAAGTTTCATCATCTCTGCCATTCCTTAAATGCTTTACAGGGTTAGCATGTACATAAAAGgatgaaattaaataatgaatgtaattttactatttcatttagtcaacaaaataatattcattaCATACCAGCTTTAGAGATATAAAGATGAACTAGATGGGCTTAGTTTGCCTAGAGTGTgtaactcaaaaaaataaattatgagtcAAAGTATTATTATCTCAAGAGAAGAACTAGAACTTCTTATTTCAATACAccattaacttaaaaaaacaaacactgattCTCACCAAGAAAAAGGCCTTTTCAGAGTGACCTTCCATTATTTCAAATCAGATCAATGAGAAAACAAGAGGATCATCAAAGTGGAAAATTGTATACATTCTGGTTACTGGTGTGGTCAATTGGTCACTCGGCTACCTCAGTCGCAGGGTTAGAGACACGGAGTCAACACACAGACACCAGGAGCTGGTGGAAGCTGGCAGGTGACAACTGCAGTTGACCTCCAGGAAAGCTCTTTTAATGTGGAAGTGATTACAATTGATATAGAACGCATCTtccaatcatacataagcaagcaGGTTATACAACATCTAGAAACCAATCATCTTATGATTAATGTAGCCACACTATGAGGAAGCTCTAAATATTGCTACACAGTGGAAGGCAGACTGGAAGGATCATTGTCCCTAGGGGAGGGGGCCTTATGAGTCAGGGATTTCATGCCCTGAAGCACCTAACTCTCAGTTTTCTGGCCTTGTAGCTTGGCAATGCTGACCTCAAGCACTGAGGAGGTGGTTTCACTGACGGCTCGCTAAAGCAGAGTGCCCTGTCCTGCAGGTGTTCCTGTCAGGCTTGTACGAGCATAGGTTTTATTAGCACTTTGAGCTGATTGTAGCTGCTAACTGTAAACCAAAAGTTATTCCAACAGAAAATCTTTGACACATGTTTTATAATAAGTTGGGAATCTACCCATAAGTGATAGTACTGAGCAAAGATGGGACAAATAGCTCAAaaagagggggtagagagagaagaggggaggggaggggaggggggatagtaaaggataggaaaggcagcagaacacaacagacaatagtatggcaatatgtaaatcaatggatgtgtaactgatgtgattctgcaatctgtatatggggtaaaaatgggagttcataacccacttgaatcaaagtgtaaaatatgatatatcaagaaatttgtaatgttttgaacaaccaacaataaaaaaaaatttttaaaaaagaggtggaaaaaaaataaaacataagagtATGAATTAGAATGGAATGCAAAGCCCAACCTGTGGGTAAAGAAGGTGAAAGCCGGGAGATGAAACTCAGAGAAGATATAAACATAGGTGGCATAGTCTAGTTTCCTTTTGAGCAGCTTGAAGACAATTATGAATATTTGAAAGTAGGAGAGTGTGGTGAAAGTTATGTCACATTTCAGTATATTGAAGTCACACCAGCATTACATATATATCTTGTTGATTCAAATGTCTTCTGATGCCACCTTCAGTATGGACACATGTCCCCAGTATAAATGGGAGACCACAGTGCTCCATCTGAACCTGAAACAGCATTTATGAGAATGAGACACGCAGATATAAAGGTGACTCAGAGTGCAACCTCAAACCTAATCTGAGTGAGAAATTGGTGAGTAAAAGTGTTTGCATGTTTCAGGATCACACATTGCCACATAGTGGTCCAATGACATAGCCAGCCAAACACCTGACTCACTACCCTGGAATGTATTGGCGAACCATATCTGTAAGACACAGCTATCAAAGTACAGTTTCTATAGATGAAATCCAGAATTTTCTAACATCTTGGGCAGAATACAAGTAGTGAAAGCAGTGGCTCCTAGCATTCCCAGAAAGGAGGTACACTGGGCTCAAGCAATTTGCACTTGGCTTTGATGGTGACTAGGAGTTGGGAATTCTTCCAAAGAGCAGTGATGTACCTGGCACAGAAAGGGATACCAACCCAGAAGTGCAGAGACTCCATGGTGCACACATTACAGCCAGATGTATGAGGCTTTCAACACAAATCACATCCTCACTGTAGAATTCAGATATAAACACAATACATAATCCTTTGAAATGTCATGCTTACTGTATATCCTGGAATAACAAAGTTAGTTCCTTCAGTTGTGCCCACGCTAATTTACTGTAGTATGTATAGATTATTTCTCCTCTTTGTTAGAGAAGAAAGTCTTAGTTTTCAGGAAAACTCCTCACCTGTTCatccttgacatatcatacatgaTCATTTGCTTTGTTGGTCTCCACTATCTCTTCCAGAACTACATTGTTTAGGATTGAGAATCACCTGAATGGAGCCTCATTCTTAGGATGATGTCATATCTATTAAAAGAGATTATTTCTATTCTgatgaaaattaattaaatccTACCACTCTAAGATATCCACCATGACCTGTTTTTGGTATTTCTTTGCTCACCTGTAACACTGGAATAGTATCACCTTTTATAATTCTCATATTTAGATCTTTCTACCTCTTAAACCACACCTTATCATgcaatccaaaaataaaataatcaatgatAAAAACCATTACTTAGTTCTAGTATTTTATGCTTCCCAGAAAGAATATTACATCAAATTATCTGGGCTCTTTACTTGGTCTTCAAGGAAAGCTCTATGGTGAAATGACTGCAACTGAAGTACTTGAAAAAGCATGACTTGAAAACTGTGCTTAAAAGAATGCTTACCATGTAGGCAGCACTGTATACTATATACACTATACTATTAATATTACTATTGTCATTCACTTCAACCCTCCTTATAagcatttttcttgttgttagAAAATGTATTCTGGAATTATGTAcatgtcttttttaactttcctttgctcatttcctgttcctgactttttttccccctgatttcTGCACTTTACCAACAAATTCTGTGAATTATTCAATTCTCAGctgaaacattattttctttatgcaaCAATTTCTTATGGATTTAAATAGAAGTTGATATTCCTCTTTTATGTCCTCAGTGAGAGACTGGTTAATTAATATAACCcactgaaaattaataaattaatgagtTTAATTTTCTCTCAATTGATTAAACATCCAATTTACTCAGATTTTAATGCAGATGGAAATCCAGTTGCTCTTTTCCTGCAGTTAAAAATGGACACATAAGACTGGGAAGGATAGAGGATAAATCTAGGAAAAATTCTAAGGATCATCCTACCTTGGGATATAAGTTTCATCTACTTTTGCTACAACTTACTGTTCCTATGCTGACCCAAGCAAAAACAAATGCCCTTCTTAGTGTAACGTTTGAAGAACACTAGTTCCgatgagagaagaaagggaaaataccCGGAGACCAAAGGAAATCACTACTACTTTTTAACATTCCCCATGTCTTAGATCAAATcttatatgaaaattaatttccttttctgagtGTCAGAATTTTAAATGTCAGAGTTAAAACTTACTCAGACTAAATCCCTTAGGTACAATCATAGGTTCAGTTCCCAATATCCTCTTTAAATATTACCAAAATGTTTCCCTTCAAAGTGCATAGTCACTCATGTGAACACTGACTcgcatattttattttctggtctTCCTATGTGAACAGATCAGTGTACCCCACTGTTGCATTCCATGCAGATGAAGAAATTCATTCCTAGAGACATGTATAACAGAAGAAATAtcaactgccacagtctggctgggcacaaatcacgggccattctgactcggctatggctctcagcaatcaaCATTCAAATGAAGTCAATAACATGATTCAACTGAGGAATTGATGAGtgacaaaataataatttctacaGGCCAAGAATTTTAACTGATCCTTCTAGCCTTATTTAAGTGGAGAAGGCATAAGGAAGCATTGTAAGGCTCCATCGTTTTTCCTCCCTGAATCTCAGTAACTCTGGGACCATCCATTAAGTATTCAGAGCATAGGACTCAATCTTGGATTCCTAAAACTgtagaagtaaaattttaaaattaataaatgggatggtatc
It includes:
- the LOC114098298 gene encoding olfactory receptor 52P1-like; the protein is MEDNGTHHPISSFFLVGIPGLQDFHCWIGIPVFLLFALTLLGNSIIIVTVKLEPSLHQPMYFFLCMLAVNDMALSSSTAPKMLSIFWFNDHRIGFNICLTQMYFIHTLCIIESALLLAMASDRYVAICIPLHYTTILTTSKIIKMGLVGVSRAILMVLPCPLLIKRLPYYTNYIINHVYCEHMAVVKLANANTLINRAYGISVALSVMILDLGLIATSYIKILQAVFRLSSQNARSKALGTCAAHVCTILVSYTPALFSFLTHRIGKKVPPSIHILFASLYLLVPPTVNPLVYGIKTKQIRDQVVGLFFPNKKISEH